The following coding sequences lie in one Campylobacteraceae bacterium genomic window:
- a CDS encoding cation:proton antiporter produces the protein MNDEILIIFSISFIIFASPLLSRITKIPTIPIEIILGALFAAFSLIHEHALFEQVAELGFLYLMFLAGLEVDLKTLVTVPKRILKKAILYNILLFSMSFMITLYLDLSKIFIVILPLISIGVLAALKKEYGDTPWIKLSILVGIIGEVISIFALTTVAAGLELGFGWEFIKTMFLFIVFLIALLLVYKVFHNLIWWFPQIKAYLMPENDHEEQDIRVSMAIFFVMIAVMIYLQLEVAFGAFIAGTFVTTFFAEHNKSLPTKLEHFGFGWLVPIFFVSVGSSFDLSALFDDTLVEKAFLITFTMILMRVIASTLFIKELGSDKFILLALSHSMPLTLLIAVATLAYHNHSITEFWYFAFILASILEVLVVMIVIRIYSNILKKKII, from the coding sequence ATGAACGATGAAATCCTAATAATATTTTCAATATCATTTATTATTTTTGCTTCTCCTTTATTATCAAGGATTACAAAAATACCTACTATTCCTATTGAAATTATTTTAGGTGCTTTATTCGCGGCATTTTCATTAATACATGAACATGCTTTATTTGAGCAAGTAGCAGAACTTGGATTTTTATATCTCATGTTTTTAGCAGGGCTGGAAGTTGATTTAAAAACCCTGGTTACTGTTCCTAAACGTATACTAAAAAAAGCCATACTTTATAATATTCTTCTGTTTTCTATGAGTTTTATGATTACTTTATATTTAGACTTAAGTAAAATATTTATTGTTATCTTGCCACTTATTTCTATTGGTGTTTTAGCAGCACTTAAAAAAGAATATGGAGATACTCCCTGGATTAAACTTTCTATTCTTGTGGGGATTATTGGAGAAGTGATATCTATTTTTGCATTAACAACTGTGGCAGCTGGTTTGGAACTCGGTTTTGGTTGGGAATTTATAAAAACTATGTTTTTATTTATTGTTTTCCTTATTGCTTTATTATTGGTATATAAAGTTTTTCATAATCTTATTTGGTGGTTCCCACAAATAAAAGCCTATTTAATGCCTGAAAATGATCATGAAGAACAAGATATTAGAGTCTCTATGGCAATATTTTTTGTAATGATAGCAGTAATGATATATTTACAATTAGAAGTGGCTTTTGGTGCTTTTATTGCAGGTACTTTTGTTACTACATTTTTTGCAGAACACAATAAGTCTTTACCTACAAAATTAGAACATTTTGGTTTTGGATGGTTGGTGCCTATATTTTTCGTAAGTGTTGGTTCTTCTTTTGATTTATCTGCTCTTTTTGATGATACTTTGGTTGAAAAAGCCTTCTTAATTACATTTACTATGATATTAATGCGCGTAATAGCATCTACGCTCTTCATTAAAGAGCTTGGATCTGATAAGTTCATCTTATTAGCCTTATCTCATTCTATGCCTTTAACACTACTTATTGCAGTTGCTACACTTGCTTATCATAATCACTCTATTACAGAGTTTTGGTATTTTGCTTTTATTTTAGCATCTATTCTTGAAGTGTTAGTTGTTATGATTGTAATTCGTATTTATTCTAATATATTGAAGAAGAAAATTATTTAA
- a CDS encoding biotin synthase, translating into MSENKTIFLCAISNIESGTCNEDCKFCTQSVRYKADIERYKRKEIEQIVSDAKQAKANQANGFCLVTAGKGLTKKRLAFVCEALRAVKKENLGLILIACNGTANIEQLEALKEAGADAYNHNLETSRDFYPEIVTTHTWDERYETCQNVNKVGLRLVCGGIFGLGESQEQRISMLESIASLNPRNVPINFFHPNKALPLVENSVTREEAFKLIELTRKMVPNAEKIMAAGGRELMFGDEQYKVFDHGVNAVVVGNYLTTKGKSAYEDIKSIEDLGFKIINECMAKA; encoded by the coding sequence ATGAGCGAAAATAAAACTATATTTTTATGTGCTATTTCTAATATTGAAAGTGGTACCTGTAATGAAGACTGTAAATTTTGTACACAAAGTGTACGATATAAAGCGGATATAGAAAGATATAAAAGAAAAGAAATAGAACAAATAGTATCTGATGCAAAACAAGCAAAAGCGAATCAGGCCAATGGGTTTTGTTTAGTAACCGCGGGAAAAGGGCTTACCAAAAAACGATTAGCTTTTGTATGTGAAGCTTTAAGAGCTGTAAAAAAAGAAAATTTAGGACTTATCTTAATTGCCTGTAATGGAACGGCTAATATAGAGCAGTTAGAAGCGTTAAAAGAAGCAGGTGCGGATGCTTATAATCATAATTTAGAAACATCAAGGGATTTTTATCCTGAAATTGTTACAACCCATACTTGGGATGAAAGATATGAAACATGTCAAAATGTTAATAAAGTAGGTTTGCGTTTAGTTTGTGGCGGAATTTTCGGTTTAGGTGAATCACAAGAACAACGAATCTCTATGCTTGAATCCATTGCTTCTTTAAATCCAAGAAATGTTCCTATTAACTTTTTTCACCCCAATAAAGCTCTGCCTTTAGTGGAAAATTCTGTTACAAGGGAAGAAGCGTTTAAACTAATTGAGTTAACAAGAAAAATGGTTCCTAATGCTGAGAAGATTATGGCAGCAGGAGGGCGAGAATTAATGTTTGGTGATGAACAATACAAAGTTTTTGATCATGGTGTGAATGCTGTTGTTGTTGGAAACTATTTAACGACAAAAGGAAAATCTGCCTATGAAGATATAAAATCAATAGAAGATTTAGGATTTAAAATCATTAACGAGTGCATGGCCAAGGCATAA
- a CDS encoding YfcE family phosphodiesterase, whose amino-acid sequence MKIAVLSDSHFKTSYTKEVLDFLKDLDATFVIHAGDLCCEENLALLEENNLPYVSVFGNNDSSLQRIAHKYNIKSEPYYFKKSDITFKLMHMPYYMSPDCDIVIYGHTHIFKSEYINNTLFLNPGEVCAREKPLIECVLLEVNDKEYIVDYYSKNINETIYRKERKNYERK is encoded by the coding sequence ATGAAAATTGCTGTTTTATCTGATTCTCATTTCAAAACCTCTTATACGAAAGAGGTTTTGGATTTTTTAAAAGACTTAGACGCTACTTTTGTAATACATGCAGGAGATTTGTGTTGCGAAGAAAATTTAGCGCTTTTAGAAGAAAATAATTTGCCTTATGTTAGTGTATTTGGAAACAATGATTCTTCATTGCAAAGAATTGCGCATAAATATAATATTAAGAGTGAACCTTATTATTTTAAGAAAAGTGATATTACTTTTAAATTAATGCATATGCCTTATTATATGTCACCTGATTGTGATATTGTAATTTATGGACATACACATATTTTTAAAAGTGAATATATAAACAATACTTTATTTCTTAACCCTGGTGAAGTATGTGCAAGAGAAAAACCACTTATTGAATGTGTTTTATTAGAAGTAAACGACAAAGAATACATTGTTGATTATTATTCTAAAAATATAAACGAAACAATTTATAGAAAAGAGAGAAAAAACTATGAGCGAAAATAA